One genomic segment of Scophthalmus maximus strain ysfricsl-2021 chromosome 3, ASM2237912v1, whole genome shotgun sequence includes these proteins:
- the fam3a gene encoding protein FAM3A has translation MRLTGPVRVVVVLLLVGLTWLLANTFFGGESGSVVRHFFTGASEEPTPAEPRPRRYKCGLSAPCPTKHLAFRLVSGAANVIGPKICLEDKMLLSSVKNNVGRGLNIALVNGVTGELLETKTFDMWAGDVSDLLKFLRPLHEGTLVFVASFDDAATKMNDESRRLFEELGSTAVKELAFRDSWVFVGAKGIENKSPFEQRMKNGKSGNKYEGWPESLEMDGCIPLRPPLEG, from the exons ATGAGATTAACAG GCCCCGTGAGAGTtgtggtggtgctgctgttggtggGGCTCACATGGCTGCTGGCAAACACCTTCTTTGGAGGGGAGAGTGGTTCAGTGGTGCGGCATTTCTTCACTG GTGCAAGTGAGGAACCAACCCCTG CTGAACCCCGTCCTCGGAGGTATAAATGTGGACTTTCCGCCCCCTGTCCCACAAAACATTTGGCTTTCCGCCTGGTGTCGGGTGCTGCCAACGTCATCGGCCCCAAGATCTGCCTGGAGGACAAGAT GTTATTGAGCAGTGTGAAGAACAACGTTGGCAGAGGACTGAATATAGCTTTGGTGAATG GGGTAACAGGAGAGCTCctggaaacaaagacatttgatATGTGGGCAGGAG ATGTGTCTGACCTGCTGAAGTTTCTCCGGCCGCTGCATGAGGGAACACTCGTGTTCGTGGCTTCCTTCGATGATGCAGCCACAAA GATGAACGACGAGTCCCGACGACTTTTCGAGGAGCTTGGGAGCACGGCTGTGAAGGAGCTGGCCTTCAGAGACAGCTGGGTGTTTGTTGGAGCCAAGGGCATCGAGAATAAGAGTCCTTTTGAGCAG CGTATGAAGAATGGTAAGAGTGGGAACAAGTATGAAGGCTGGCCCGAGTCCTTGGAGATGGATGGCTGTATTCCCCTTCGGCCACCGCTGGAAGGATAA
- the idh3g gene encoding isocitrate dehydrogenase [NAD] subunit gamma, mitochondrial isoform X2, whose translation MELSRELSPAPCARSDRFLIKMASHGAALSVSKMISPFWGGRLGNTMKVFGTTLTSHRNKSLHTPPPAKYGGRHTVTLIPGDGIGPELLNHVREVFRFSCVPVDFEVVHVNSDVQTEEDINNAITAIRRNGVALKGNIETKHTMPPSVKSRNNLLRTSLDLYANVMHCQSLPGVQTRHKNIDIMIIRENTEGEYSSLEHESVSGVVESLKIITRNNSLRIADYAFRLAREKGRRRVTAVHKANIMKLGDGLFLQCCREVASGYPDITFDSMIVDNTTMQLVSKPQQFDVMVMPNLYGNVVSNVCAGLVGGPGLVPGANYGRDYAVFETATRNTGKSIAGRNIANPTAMLLASCMMLDHLQLYDHASSIRNAVLTTMNETRLHTADIGGQGTTSEVVQSVMRVIQSKGQLTSEL comes from the exons atggAACTATCGCGCGAACTCAGCCCTGCTCCGTGTGCACGCAGCGACCGCTTCCTAATCAAGATGGCGTCCCACGGTGCTGCGCTCTCCGTGTCCAAAATGATCTCACCCTTTTGGGGCGGACGCCTCGGGAACACGATGAAA gtatTTGGAACAACTCTGACGAGTCACAGGAATAAGTCCTTGCATACA CCCCCTCCTGCAAAGTATGGAGGCAGACACACCGTGACCCTCATACCTGGAGATGGAATTGGTCCAGAGCTGCTCAATCATGTCAGAGAGGTCTTCAG GTTCAGCTGTGTGCCAGTGGACTTTGAGGTGGTCCATGTCAACTCTGATGTGCAGACTGAGGAAGATATCAACAATGCCATTACTGCCATCCGCCGTAATGGAGTTGCCCTCAAAG GTAACATAGAAACCAAACATACCATGCCACCATCTGTCAAATCCAGAAATAATCTCCTCCG CACAAGTCTTGATCTGTATGCCAATGTGATGCACTGCCAGTCCCTCCCTGGAGTCCAGACTCGCCACAAGAACATTGACATCATGATCATCAGGGAGAACACCGAGGGAGAATACAGCAGTCTGGAGCATGAG AGTGTATCAGGGGTAGTGGAGTCTCTTAAGATCATCACCAGGAACAATTCCCTCAGGATCGCTGACTATGCTTTCCGCCTGGCCAGGGAGAAAGGCCGTCGTAGGGTCACTGCCGTACATAAGGCCAACATCAT GAAGCTCGGCGATGGCTTGTTTCTGCAGTGCTGCCGAGAAGTGGCCTCTGGTTACCCAGACATCACATTTGACAGCATGATTGTGGACAACACCACCATGCAG CTGGTGTCCAAGCCCCAGCAGTTTGATGTAATGGTGATGCCCAATCTGTACGGGAATGTCGTGAGCAATGTGTGCGCAGGCCTGGTGGGAGGGCCTGGTCTTGTGCCTGGCGCAAATTATGGTCGAGACTATGCCGTTTTTGAAACG GCCACAAGGAATACCGGGAAGAGCATTGCGGGCAGGAACATTGCAAACCCCACTGCCATGCTGCTAGCCAGCTGCATGATGCTGGACCACCTACA GCTTTATGATCATGCAAGTTCGATCCGGAATGCAGTTCTCACCACCATGAATGAAACAAGG TTGCACACGGCCGATATTGGGGGTCAGGGCACCACTTCAGAGGTGGTCCAGTCTGTCATGAGGGTCATCCAGAGCAAAGGGCAGCTCACGTCGGAGCTCTAA
- the idh3g gene encoding isocitrate dehydrogenase [NAD] subunit gamma, mitochondrial isoform X1 — protein MELSRELSPAPCARSDRFLIKMASHGAALSVSKMISPFWGGRLGNTMKVFGTTLTSHRNKSLHTGENIPPPAKYGGRHTVTLIPGDGIGPELLNHVREVFRFSCVPVDFEVVHVNSDVQTEEDINNAITAIRRNGVALKGNIETKHTMPPSVKSRNNLLRTSLDLYANVMHCQSLPGVQTRHKNIDIMIIRENTEGEYSSLEHESVSGVVESLKIITRNNSLRIADYAFRLAREKGRRRVTAVHKANIMKLGDGLFLQCCREVASGYPDITFDSMIVDNTTMQLVSKPQQFDVMVMPNLYGNVVSNVCAGLVGGPGLVPGANYGRDYAVFETATRNTGKSIAGRNIANPTAMLLASCMMLDHLQLYDHASSIRNAVLTTMNETRLHTADIGGQGTTSEVVQSVMRVIQSKGQLTSEL, from the exons atggAACTATCGCGCGAACTCAGCCCTGCTCCGTGTGCACGCAGCGACCGCTTCCTAATCAAGATGGCGTCCCACGGTGCTGCGCTCTCCGTGTCCAAAATGATCTCACCCTTTTGGGGCGGACGCCTCGGGAACACGATGAAA gtatTTGGAACAACTCTGACGAGTCACAGGAATAAGTCCTTGCATACA GGAGAAAACATT CCCCCTCCTGCAAAGTATGGAGGCAGACACACCGTGACCCTCATACCTGGAGATGGAATTGGTCCAGAGCTGCTCAATCATGTCAGAGAGGTCTTCAG GTTCAGCTGTGTGCCAGTGGACTTTGAGGTGGTCCATGTCAACTCTGATGTGCAGACTGAGGAAGATATCAACAATGCCATTACTGCCATCCGCCGTAATGGAGTTGCCCTCAAAG GTAACATAGAAACCAAACATACCATGCCACCATCTGTCAAATCCAGAAATAATCTCCTCCG CACAAGTCTTGATCTGTATGCCAATGTGATGCACTGCCAGTCCCTCCCTGGAGTCCAGACTCGCCACAAGAACATTGACATCATGATCATCAGGGAGAACACCGAGGGAGAATACAGCAGTCTGGAGCATGAG AGTGTATCAGGGGTAGTGGAGTCTCTTAAGATCATCACCAGGAACAATTCCCTCAGGATCGCTGACTATGCTTTCCGCCTGGCCAGGGAGAAAGGCCGTCGTAGGGTCACTGCCGTACATAAGGCCAACATCAT GAAGCTCGGCGATGGCTTGTTTCTGCAGTGCTGCCGAGAAGTGGCCTCTGGTTACCCAGACATCACATTTGACAGCATGATTGTGGACAACACCACCATGCAG CTGGTGTCCAAGCCCCAGCAGTTTGATGTAATGGTGATGCCCAATCTGTACGGGAATGTCGTGAGCAATGTGTGCGCAGGCCTGGTGGGAGGGCCTGGTCTTGTGCCTGGCGCAAATTATGGTCGAGACTATGCCGTTTTTGAAACG GCCACAAGGAATACCGGGAAGAGCATTGCGGGCAGGAACATTGCAAACCCCACTGCCATGCTGCTAGCCAGCTGCATGATGCTGGACCACCTACA GCTTTATGATCATGCAAGTTCGATCCGGAATGCAGTTCTCACCACCATGAATGAAACAAGG TTGCACACGGCCGATATTGGGGGTCAGGGCACCACTTCAGAGGTGGTCCAGTCTGTCATGAGGGTCATCCAGAGCAAAGGGCAGCTCACGTCGGAGCTCTAA